From the Acidimicrobiales bacterium genome, one window contains:
- a CDS encoding class I SAM-dependent methyltransferase, whose amino-acid sequence MTDIADPVLEAYAHAHTTPPPAHLAALAEETRATLPSPQMMVGALEGRFLEMLVYALRPHWVLEIGTYSGYSSLSMAAGLPPGGRITTCELSPVHAAAARSHIASSPYADRIEVVEGPALQTVERLAGPFGLVFIDADKSNYLAYYQAVLPKLAPGGIIAADNTLWSGRVVDEGDTSTDTVALRAFNDAVAADPRVVCVQLTVRDGVTLVRRADDTPPTGA is encoded by the coding sequence ATGACCGACATCGCAGACCCCGTGCTCGAGGCCTACGCGCACGCGCACACCACACCCCCGCCGGCCCACCTCGCCGCGCTCGCCGAGGAGACTCGCGCCACCCTGCCTTCCCCCCAGATGATGGTGGGCGCGCTCGAAGGCAGGTTCCTCGAGATGCTGGTGTACGCGCTGCGGCCGCACTGGGTGCTGGAGATCGGGACATACAGCGGCTACTCCTCGCTGTCGATGGCCGCCGGCCTGCCTCCCGGGGGCCGCATCACGACGTGCGAGCTCAGCCCCGTCCACGCCGCTGCGGCGCGGTCGCACATCGCGTCGAGCCCCTACGCGGATCGCATCGAGGTCGTGGAAGGGCCGGCACTGCAGACCGTCGAGCGCCTCGCGGGGCCCTTCGGACTGGTCTTCATCGACGCCGACAAGTCCAACTACCTCGCCTACTACCAGGCCGTCCTGCCGAAGCTCGCCCCCGGCGGGATCATCGCCGCCGACAACACCCTCTGGAGCGGGCGTGTCGTGGACGAGGGTGACACTTCGACGGACACCGTCGCCCTGCGGGCGTTCAACGACGCCGTGGCGGCCGACCCCCGCGTGGTGTGCGTGCAGCTCACCGTGCGCGACGGCGTGACCCTCGTCCGCCGGGCCGACGACACGCCACCGACCGGCGCCTGA